ATTTTGTGATATCTGAAGCAAGAAGGTATGGGATTAAAGTTGTATTAAGCTTTGCAAATAACTATGAGAGCTTTGGTGGAAAGAAACAGTATGTGAATTGGGCTAGAAGTCATGGGCAGTACCTCAATTCAGATGATGATTTCTTCAGAAACTCTGTTGTTAAGGGCTATTACAAGAATCATATTAGGGtaacatgaaattaaaattttcttgattctaattgGTCATTTAAATTTGTATACAAAAAAGCATGACGTTTGGTTTCCCCCCAACCCAATTATGCAGACTGTACTTAACAGGTACAACAAATTTACTGGAGTTATTTACAAGAATGACCCCACAATCATGGCATGGGAGCTTATGAATGAGCCAAGATGCACATCAGATCCTTCAGGAAGAACCATTCAGGTATTTCTAATTAACTccatattcatggtttaatttttattaagaaGCAGAATTTAAATCAATGGGTCCACATCTAAGAAGGAAAATTAAATGAAGTTCACTTTATCCACTTCCTTGCAATTTCTTCTAATTTCTCCTTTTGCTGAATTTTAAATTAAACTGTGGTGGGATTCCTTTTCTGctataaaaaacaaagaaaaagaaaaggattcCTTTTCTGCTTTGGTGGTTTTACTTTTGCATTTTGGCAAGTTAGATGCAGCCAATTAAGCCTTGAAATGCGGTGATAAATAGTAGGGGTGTGGATCCATcagttcggttcgattttacgtattattggttcgatttatcgatttttaatttttaaatatgtaaattcaataaccaaccaataagataatTTCTTATCgatttcggtttatcgatttttagtccttaacggttcgattttcgatttaaccaataaaaaaatacttataaaatagaaatagtaacaactaacataaaaaaatgaaatcttaattaccgccaaaacttacgcaatgcattttagtttacaaaaatcttcaaacttgagCTGAAtattagttaggaaaaaaattaaattctaattgttggaagctataaatgcttcaagctttttat
The Capsicum annuum cultivar UCD-10X-F1 unplaced genomic scaffold, UCD10Xv1.1 ctg77058, whole genome shotgun sequence genome window above contains:
- the LOC124894719 gene encoding mannan endo-1,4-beta-mannosidase 7-like, whose amino-acid sequence is MKKHLAYTLFLIFLVQKVCYFVQVEAGDGFIRTRGIHFMLNGNPFYANGFNAYWLMYIAADPSQRSKVTDAFREASSHGLTVARTWAFSDGGYRPLQYAPGSYNEDMFKGLDFVISEARRYGIKVVLSFANNYESFGGKKQYVNWARSHGQYLNSDDDFFRNSVVKGYYKNHIRTVLNRYNKFTGVIYKNDPTIMAWELMNEPRCTSDPSGRTIQVFLINSIFMV